One region of Brachyhypopomus gauderio isolate BG-103 chromosome 9, BGAUD_0.2, whole genome shotgun sequence genomic DNA includes:
- the LOC143523303 gene encoding uncharacterized protein LOC143523303, which yields MPQCCVPCCFNRSESKTTTLLSFYRFPCNEKERRKWVQLIRRENFTPNCNSRVCSWHFPNCKAAGPSRFAWNQGKAFHFPDHPSNPPKQKKQIVPSSDDATDTGHTADMATPQTPTTSQPSLVMLEVENDMLREENKKLKEQLEKQKQTFSFSQISSHPNKVQYYTGLPDAATVFFLEALLSRFELQYHSDWTVQIMPLIDQLLLTLMKLKLNCGHVDLATRFNCSTATVTNIFTTIICALYDILYVGLLENIPSTAKNQTSLPDCFRPFPNCRIVLDCTEVAVSNTERLDTQCHLYSHYKGRTTLKALIGVAPNGVITFASNLYGGSASDKSITADSGLLQHLQAGDLVIADKGFTIRDILPEGVLLNTPSFLLNGQFTQEEVNNNRLISCARIHVERSIQRLKLFCILDHIPYQYRKNVNKILKVCVCLTNLQTPILREIQ from the exons ATGCCGCAGTGCTGTGTGCCCTGCTGTTTTAACAGATCCGAGTCTAAAACAACGACCCTTTTGTCTTTCTACCGCTTTCCTtgcaatgagaaagagagaagaaaatggGTGCAGTTGATAAG ACGTGAAAACTTCACCCCAAACTGCAACTCCAGGGTGTGTAGTTGGCACTTTCCCAATTGCAAAGCTGCTGGACCTTCGCGATTCGCTTGGAACCAGGGAAAGGCTTTTCATTTTCCTGACCACCCCAGCAATCCCCCTAAGCAGAAGAAGCAGATTGTCCCTTCCAGTGATGATGCAacagacacaggacacacagctgACATGGCAACCCCACAAACCCCTACTACATCCCAACCAAGTCTTGTCATGCTTGAGGTTGAGAATGACATGCTTAGAGAAGAGAACAAAAAATTGAAAGAACAGTTGgagaaacaaaagcaaaccTTTTCTTTCAGTCAGATTTCCTCCCATCCTAACAAAGTCCAATACTACACTGGATTACCTGATGCTGCCACAGTATTTTTTTTGGAAGCACTTCTTTCTAGATTTGAGCTACAGTATCATTCTGATTGGACTGTCCAAATTATGCCCCTTATTGATCAGTTACTCCTTACTTTGATGAAGCttaaattgaattgtggccatgTAGACCTTGCAACAAGGTTTAATTGTAGCACAGCAACTGTAACTAACATCTTTACCACCATCATCTGTGCTCTGTATGATATTTTGTATGTCGGTCTACTTGAAAACATCCCCTCCACGGCCAAGAATCAGACTTCGCTGCCAGACTGCTTCCGACCTTTTCCTAACTGTAGAATAGTCCTTGACTGCACAGAGGTTGCTGTCTCCAACACAGAGAGGCTTGACACACAGTGTCATTTGTACAGCCACTACAAAGGACGGACCACGCTAAAGGCTCTAATTGGTGTGGCTCCCAATGGTGTGATTACTTTTGCCAGTAACCTGTACGGTGGGAGCGCCTCAGACAAGTCAATAACAGCTGACAGTGGACTTCTCCAACATCTACAAGCAGGTGATCTGGTTATTGCAGACAAGGGCTTCACAATTCGGGACATTTTGCCAGAGGGAGTTCTTCTTAACACCCCGTCTTTCTTGCTCAACGGACAGTTTACACAGGAGGAAGTAAACAATAACAGACTTATCTCCTGTGCAAGGATACATGTGGAGCGGTCTATTCAGAGGCTGaaactgttttgcattttggacCACATCCCTTACCAGTACAGGAAAAATGTTAACAAGATActgaaagtatgtgtgtgtcttacaaatTTGCAAACCCCAATTCTCCGTGAAATTCAATGA